In Desulfovibrio sp. UIB00, the sequence CAACGGGAATGACCATCTTGGCGTAATATTCCGGCGAGCCAAGGCCGTAAATGCACGAAACCGAAGCCACAATGATCACATCGCGCCGGGTCAGCAGGGCGTGAGTGGCGGCATGGCGCAGCTTGTCAATATTGTCGTTGATGGACGAATCTTTTTCAATATAGGTATCGGAAGCCGGAACATAGGCCTCCGGCTGGTAATAGTCGTAATAGCTGACAAAATATTCCACGGCATTGCGCGGAAACAGCCCCCGGAACTCGCCGTAAAGCTGTGCTGCCAGTGTTTTGTTGGGGGCCAGAACCAGCGCCGGGCGGTTGCAGCGGGCAATGACGTTAGCCATGGTAAAGGTTTTGCCGGAGCCTGTAACGCCCAGCAAAACCTGGGAGGGAACCCCGGCCTGAAGATTGTCCACCAGGGCGTCAATGGCCGTGGGCTGGTCGCCCGTGGGGGTGTATGCCGTTTCAAGGCTGAATGGGATAACCGGATTATCTTCCATAATATTATGTTTTGGAGTAAGAGGACAGGATTACATCAATAACGAACGGGAATTGCCATGGAAAAAATCTTCGTACCTTCTCAGATAGATCTGCCCATCGACCGGGTTTTCATTGTGGCCGCAACCCTCAGCACCTTCAAGGGCTGTCGCCATCTGGACGTGCAGATTTTCCGCCCCGGCGCAACTGATGCCGAAGTGGAAGCCATCAAGGGTCTTGGCCTTGTGGCCCCGGCTGACCCTTCCGTTCCGGCAGAAGTGCTGCAAGGCGCTACGGAAGAAGCCGCCCTGCGCTGCGTGCTTGAATCCTTCACCGCTGAAGAAAGCCACGCGCTGGTGGAATACCTTGAAAAGCGCTATGCCGACCAGATTGAAAAAATCACGGTCTGCCCGCTTGATCTGCCCGTGCCCTTTGGCGTTGCGCCCTTGGCAGGCATTGGCGAAGGCAAGACCACGGGCTTCATCCGCTTTGACGCGGTGCGCGACTACCCACTGCCCTTCCCGGCCTATGGTTTTTACGATCTGGCCGCCCAGAAGCCGTCCGGGGAATAACTGTACACAACTCCCCAGGGCAGCCACGGAAACGGCAGACCGCTTCCAGCCATTTCAGGCGTTGCGCAACTTTGCACAGCGCCTGTTTGCGTTTGCGAGGCAAGGGCGCGCTCAAGTTCGGCCTGAAAAACTGCGCGCGGGAGCATCACGCCGCCCATGCGCATGATGTGCGGCGTTTCCTGCTGGCAGTCAAGCAGGGTTGCTCCACGCTGGCGCAGCAGGGCCACAAGCCCTGCCAGTGCGGCCCGCGAGGCTTCGGGCTGGGTGTGAAACATGGATTCGCCAAAAAAGGCCCGTCCAAGCGCCACGCCGTACAGACCGCCCACCAGTTCGCCATCGCGCCAGGCCTCAATGGAATGGGCATAGCCAAGGGCGTGCAGGTCTTCGTAAGCGCGCATCATGTCGTCAATAATCCAGGTGCCGCCCTCCTTGTCCCTTGGTGCTGCGCAGGCGCGGATAACCCGCCCGAAAGCGGCGTTGTGGGTCAGCTCAAAAGGATGCAGGCGCAGTTTGCGCGCGCTGCGCGCAGGCAAACGAAAGCCCTCAAGGGGCATGACGCAGCGGGGATCCGGCGACCACCAAAGGATGGGCATTCCCTTGGAGTACCAGGGAAAAATCCCACGGCTGTAGGCAGCAACCAGACGTTCTGGACGCAGATCGCCGCCCAGACACAGCAAGCCGTCTTCACGGGCTGATTCCGGCGGCGGAAATTGAGAGGCCAGTGCTGTAAATGCCCCGATCATAGCGTCCTTTGCCGACAGAGTACCATTTGAATATTTGGGGGATGGGGCGGATGCCCTTGAAAACAGCGTCAACGCAAACGGGCCGGGACTGCCGCATTCGGCAACAGCCCCGGCCCGCCTTTGTGCATATAATCAGGCGTCTACAGACACCGGCTTACGGCTTTTTGCCGCGCTGCCCTCATGTTCAAGGGCCAGTTCTTCGCCCTTGACTGTCAGCTTTGCGCTGCCGCCCTTTTTGAGCGAACCAAAGAGCAGTTCGTGCGCCAGACGGTCTTCCAGCTCCGTGCGCAGCAGACGGCGCAGAGGCCGCGCCCCCATGGAGGGATCAAAACCCTTGCGGGCCAGCCACTTGCGGGCGGTCTCCGTAAGTGTAAGCGTTACGCCGCGCTGCTCAAGGCTGGTGCGGATTTCGCCCACAAACTTGTCCACAATGCGCAACATCATGGGTTCTGTGAGGCTGCCAAAGGGAACAAGCGCGTCCAGCCGGTTGCGGAATTCAGGGCTGAAGGTGTTTTCCACAGCCTTGAGGCCCTTGTGCGCCGCATCCTGCGGGGCCGTGCCGCCAAAGCCCATGGCGGGCCGCGACATTTCAAAGGCCCCGGCATTGGAGGTCATGATAAGGATAACGTGCGAAAAGTCCGTCTTGCGCCCGGTGTTGTCCGTCAGCGTAGCGTAATCCATCACCTGGAGCAGCACGTTGAAGATATCCGGGTGGGCCTTTTCCACTTCGTCCAGCAGCACCACGGAATACGGAGCCTTGCGCACGGCCTCGGTCATGAGCCCGCCCTGATCAAAGCCCACATAGCCTGGAGGGGCGCCGATGAGCCGCGAAACAGAGTGCTTCTCCATGTATTCGCTCATGTCGTAGCGCAGAAACTCCACGCCCATGAGTTTGGCAAGGCTGCGGGCCACTTCCGTTTTACCCACGCCCGTAGGCCCGTAGAAAAGGAAGGCCCCAGCGGGGCGCTGCTCCTGCCCAAGCCCGGCGCGGGCGCGCAGAATGGCGCGCACGGTCAGCTCAATGGCTTTTTCCTGCCCGAACACAAGACTTTTGAGGTCTTTCTCAAGCGTTGCCAGCTTGTTGCGTTCCTTGCCGGAGACAGTGCGCACGGGTATTCCCGCCATGCGGGCCACAATGCGTTCCACATCGGGCACTCCTACCAGCGGGGCGTCCTTGCCGCTCTTTTTGGCAGGCTTTCCGGCAGGCGTTACGCCACGGCCCAGACGCACTGCTGCGCCAGTTTCGTCCAGCACGTCAATGGCCTTGTCGGGCAGCAGGCGGTCGCGCACATGGCGCGCGGTAAGATCCACCATGGCCTTGAGGGCCGCAGGGCTGTAACGCACGTGGTGATACTGCGCATAACGCGGCTCAAGCCCTTCAAGAATGCCAAGGCATTCTTCCGTGGTCGGCTCGGTAAGGTCAATGCGCTGGAACCGGCGGGCCAGCGCGCGGTCTTTTTCAAAATGGTTGCGGTATTCCTCGTAGGTGGTGGAACCAATGCAGCGGATTTCGCCATTGGCGAGCACGGGCTTGAGCAGGTTGGACGCATCAAGCGAGCCGCCAGAGGTGGAACCAGCCCCCACGATGGTGTGGATCTCGTCAATAAACAGGATGCAGTCGGGCTGCTCCTTGAGCTTTTGCACCACGGCCTTGAGGCGCCCTTCAAAGTCGCCCCGGTAGCGGGTGCCTGCAAGCAGAAGGCCCATATCAAGGGCATAGAGCTTTGTTTTGGCAAACATTTCAGGCACGTTGCCTTCCACAATGCGCAGGGCAAGGCCCTCGGCCAGGGCTGTTTTGCCAACGCCGGGGTCGCCCACAAAGAGGGGGTTGTTCTTGCGGCGGCGGCACAGAACTTCAACCGCGCGGTCAAGCTCCGCAGTGCGCCCCACGAGGGGGTCAATCTTGCCTTCCCTGGCACGGGCCGTAAGTTCAACGGTATACTGGGCCAGGGGGTCTGCCTTGGCTTCGCCATCCCCGGCTTCGGCCCCGGCTTCCACGCCGCGCGAACCGGAACCTTCATCAAGCCCGTGCGAAATAAAAGTCAGCACGTCCAGCCGTTCAACGCCCTGTTTGCGCAGATAGAAGTGGGCGTAGCTTTCCTCCTCATCCATGATGGAAATGAGCAGGTCGCCAAGCTCCACAGCATCACGCCCGGAGGAGCGGATATGCTCCAGCGCGCGTTCAAGCACGCGCTGCACGCTGTCTGTCTGCGAGACTTCGTGCTTTTCCGCCAGGGAAACGGGTTCCAGTTCCTTGTTGAAAAATTCCTCAAGCTGCTCGCGCAGCACGGGCACGCTTGCCCCGCTGCCCTCAAGAATGATGCGCCCCTTCATGCTGTTGGTCAGCGCAAATAGCACATGCTCCACAGTCAACAGATCATGCCGTCGCCGGTGGGCTTCCATGAGGGCGTCCCGAATGACCAACTGAACATTTTTACTCAACATAGGCTTATCTCAATGGATTTTTTCCATGGTGCATTTAAGGGGATACCCTGCCGCCCGCGCCGTGTTGTGCACACGCCGAACCTTGGCCTCGGCTATTTCAAGGGTGTATATGCCGCACTGGCCTACCCCGCGCTGGTGTACCGCCAGCATGATGGCCGTGGCTTCTTCGGCGGTTTTGTGGAAAATGCCGCACAGTACAGACACCACAAACTCCATGCTT encodes:
- the clpA gene encoding ATP-dependent Clp protease ATP-binding subunit ClpA — encoded protein: MLSKNVQLVIRDALMEAHRRRHDLLTVEHVLFALTNSMKGRIILEGSGASVPVLREQLEEFFNKELEPVSLAEKHEVSQTDSVQRVLERALEHIRSSGRDAVELGDLLISIMDEEESYAHFYLRKQGVERLDVLTFISHGLDEGSGSRGVEAGAEAGDGEAKADPLAQYTVELTARAREGKIDPLVGRTAELDRAVEVLCRRRKNNPLFVGDPGVGKTALAEGLALRIVEGNVPEMFAKTKLYALDMGLLLAGTRYRGDFEGRLKAVVQKLKEQPDCILFIDEIHTIVGAGSTSGGSLDASNLLKPVLANGEIRCIGSTTYEEYRNHFEKDRALARRFQRIDLTEPTTEECLGILEGLEPRYAQYHHVRYSPAALKAMVDLTARHVRDRLLPDKAIDVLDETGAAVRLGRGVTPAGKPAKKSGKDAPLVGVPDVERIVARMAGIPVRTVSGKERNKLATLEKDLKSLVFGQEKAIELTVRAILRARAGLGQEQRPAGAFLFYGPTGVGKTEVARSLAKLMGVEFLRYDMSEYMEKHSVSRLIGAPPGYVGFDQGGLMTEAVRKAPYSVVLLDEVEKAHPDIFNVLLQVMDYATLTDNTGRKTDFSHVILIMTSNAGAFEMSRPAMGFGGTAPQDAAHKGLKAVENTFSPEFRNRLDALVPFGSLTEPMMLRIVDKFVGEIRTSLEQRGVTLTLTETARKWLARKGFDPSMGARPLRRLLRTELEDRLAHELLFGSLKKGGSAKLTVKGEELALEHEGSAAKSRKPVSVDA
- the aat gene encoding leucyl/phenylalanyl-tRNA--protein transferase, producing MIGAFTALASQFPPPESAREDGLLCLGGDLRPERLVAAYSRGIFPWYSKGMPILWWSPDPRCVMPLEGFRLPARSARKLRLHPFELTHNAAFGRVIRACAAPRDKEGGTWIIDDMMRAYEDLHALGYAHSIEAWRDGELVGGLYGVALGRAFFGESMFHTQPEASRAALAGLVALLRQRGATLLDCQQETPHIMRMGGVMLPRAVFQAELERALASQTQTGAVQSCATPEMAGSGLPFPWLPWGVVYSYSPDGFWAARS
- the clpS gene encoding ATP-dependent Clp protease adapter ClpS → MSFIPDNQTSGDSRVIVEKKLKEPDRYRVLLHNDDYTSMEFVVSVLCGIFHKTAEEATAIMLAVHQRGVGQCGIYTLEIAEAKVRRVHNTARAAGYPLKCTMEKIH